A portion of the Oxynema aestuarii AP17 genome contains these proteins:
- a CDS encoding sigma-70 family RNA polymerase sigma factor, whose amino-acid sequence MQPPNFPECNHSLVKALFHYSDRELLNLFQIHPDEGKYFVAIFCRYHTLVYTLIQHQAKSPVQGDYLFALTWRHIFHELRGLDLRAAQERTPGFTLQTWLIETTALCLQRIQVPPVESIHYSLEAAPPPLWCYLEQTLDQLPPILRLTVLMAQTFHWSETRIGAYLQAEGETLSPADVRALLDEGYHRLENLLPIDIRTIYLKRKGAAAPDREAMQQS is encoded by the coding sequence GTGCAACCGCCTAATTTTCCTGAATGCAACCACTCCCTGGTCAAAGCGCTGTTTCACTACAGCGATCGCGAATTGCTCAATCTGTTTCAAATCCACCCGGATGAAGGCAAATACTTCGTCGCCATTTTTTGCCGCTACCACACCCTCGTTTACACCCTGATCCAACATCAAGCTAAATCCCCGGTTCAAGGCGATTACCTCTTTGCGTTGACCTGGCGCCATATTTTCCACGAACTTCGCGGTCTCGATTTGCGCGCCGCGCAGGAACGTACTCCCGGTTTTACGTTACAAACCTGGCTGATCGAAACGACTGCCTTATGTTTGCAACGCATCCAGGTTCCCCCGGTGGAGTCGATCCACTATTCCCTGGAGGCGGCGCCCCCGCCGTTGTGGTGCTATCTCGAACAAACCCTGGACCAACTGCCGCCAATTTTGCGCCTGACCGTATTGATGGCCCAAACGTTTCATTGGAGCGAAACTCGGATCGGCGCTTACCTGCAAGCGGAAGGCGAAACCCTCTCCCCGGCTGACGTGCGCGCTTTGCTCGACGAGGGCTATCACCGTTTGGAAAATTTGCTGCCTATCGATATCCGCACGATTTATTTGAAGCGCAAAGGTGCGGCGGCGCCCGACCGAGAAGCGATGCAGCAGTCCTGA
- a CDS encoding glyoxalase-like domain protein, translating into MDLTVSFSLTSSAIVAAFPLDSLFSTQGIMIMLLAAYAVAMWMFLTSAPKVYTIMVSDLEIARQFYEGMLELPAADVPLHYYYNYEQTLGGAGIDPLYLSSASLGAPTTQGLGGSDGLWYTLKKNTQLHIISGASLGHKNRQRHVGFDRDGLEAILLRVQALGVKYKIRREKPLNFLVKDIEGRTIEMAEVSS; encoded by the coding sequence ATGGATCTAACCGTTAGTTTTAGTTTGACCTCAAGCGCAATTGTAGCGGCGTTTCCCCTCGATAGTTTGTTTTCGACTCAGGGGATCATGATTATGCTGCTGGCAGCTTATGCCGTAGCAATGTGGATGTTTTTGACCAGCGCGCCCAAAGTCTACACGATTATGGTGTCCGACTTAGAAATTGCCCGTCAGTTTTACGAAGGGATGCTAGAGTTGCCTGCGGCGGACGTCCCCTTGCACTATTACTACAACTACGAACAAACATTAGGGGGGGCAGGCATCGATCCACTCTACCTCTCTTCCGCCAGTCTCGGCGCCCCGACCACCCAGGGATTGGGCGGATCTGACGGACTGTGGTACACCCTCAAGAAGAATACCCAGCTTCACATCATTTCAGGAGCGAGTTTGGGCCACAAAAATCGACAGCGTCACGTCGGATTCGATCGCGACGGCTTAGAAGCGATTTTATTGCGCGTACAAGCTTTGGGCGTCAAATACAAGATTCGTCGGGAAAAACCGCTCAACTTTTTGGTCAAAGATATCGAAGGACGGACCATCGAAATGGCCGAAGTTTCTAGTTAA